From Pseudanabaena sp. PCC 6802, one genomic window encodes:
- a CDS encoding mechanosensitive ion channel family protein — MGQVFSRQVRRFLSKVFLGLIIVFWIDAGSAIAWSPIAISQLPSLPQSNSSQLPNGVTRQGLLEATDVKLGGKAIFKIASPAVFNRSELGDRIPVEVRARQIEANLEQILRSDRASDSSEERSTPLDPETIRVYIEILNRQPLLYVKDAGLVEPRVLLTVTDTDAQYHGTTKEILAGRWQKILEKELRQALEFRKPEALKQQINDAIKIAIATVAASILLLAIWKVLAWREKALKQYQASQAIAPFPSDEVLSEPVVREHKPQLLEILRQQFIHQFSIQRRLQIVNLLQWLVFWAIAFVWVAGIAATLYQFPLTRPFATGFASTPILILAAWFITGLINRSIGLAIDRFIKTWEKNTLTLENSQRRSQRLATTVSALKGLITVFIYCFVIVWVLQFLNIAPVSLLAFGTLLALAISFGVQNVIKDLVNGILILMEDQYAVGDYIVVGSASGVVENVNLRITQIRSADGRLITLPNSSIAQVDNLTRLWSRSDFVVEVAYNTDVDKALAIVMQEATQLANDPEWKSTILDVGEVFGIERISHSGIEIKIWIKTLPLKQFVVARELRRRLKIAFDRHGIHIGIPQQMLSGSFRDAIGDFIPHNSDLSPDNPPKT; from the coding sequence ATGGGGCAAGTTTTTTCTCGGCAGGTAAGACGCTTTCTGAGCAAGGTATTCCTAGGTTTAATCATAGTTTTTTGGATCGATGCTGGGAGCGCGATCGCTTGGAGTCCAATTGCGATAAGCCAGCTTCCATCATTACCGCAGTCGAACTCATCACAACTCCCAAACGGTGTCACGAGACAGGGGTTACTGGAAGCGACGGATGTGAAATTGGGTGGGAAGGCGATCTTCAAAATTGCCTCTCCCGCAGTTTTCAATCGTAGCGAATTAGGCGATCGGATTCCAGTTGAGGTGAGAGCGCGTCAAATCGAAGCTAACCTAGAGCAAATCCTGAGATCCGATCGCGCTTCAGATTCATCTGAGGAACGCTCTACCCCTCTCGATCCAGAGACAATTCGGGTATATATTGAAATTTTGAATCGTCAGCCGCTATTGTACGTTAAGGATGCGGGTCTAGTAGAGCCGAGAGTCTTATTAACGGTTACAGATACGGATGCTCAGTACCATGGTACAACTAAAGAAATCCTGGCAGGGCGTTGGCAAAAAATACTAGAGAAAGAATTACGACAGGCTCTGGAATTCCGCAAGCCAGAGGCGTTAAAGCAGCAAATTAACGATGCAATCAAGATCGCGATCGCCACGGTCGCTGCCAGTATTTTGCTATTAGCGATCTGGAAGGTATTAGCATGGCGCGAAAAAGCGTTAAAGCAATATCAGGCAAGTCAAGCGATCGCACCATTTCCCAGTGATGAGGTGCTTTCCGAGCCAGTCGTTCGCGAACATAAACCTCAATTGCTTGAGATTTTGCGACAACAATTCATTCATCAATTCAGCATTCAACGGCGCTTGCAGATTGTTAACCTACTTCAATGGTTGGTATTCTGGGCAATCGCGTTTGTTTGGGTGGCTGGGATTGCGGCCACCTTATATCAGTTCCCGCTCACCCGCCCTTTTGCTACTGGATTTGCGTCAACCCCCATCTTAATCTTGGCGGCCTGGTTTATCACTGGTCTCATAAACCGTTCGATCGGTTTGGCGATCGATCGATTCATCAAAACCTGGGAAAAAAATACCCTGACACTGGAAAACTCCCAACGGCGATCGCAGCGTCTGGCAACAACCGTTAGTGCTTTGAAGGGTTTGATAACGGTCTTCATCTATTGCTTTGTGATTGTTTGGGTTTTGCAATTTCTCAATATCGCGCCAGTATCCTTATTAGCATTCGGAACGCTGCTGGCTTTAGCAATCTCTTTTGGAGTACAGAATGTAATCAAAGATTTAGTCAATGGCATCTTGATTCTGATGGAAGATCAGTATGCCGTTGGCGACTATATTGTTGTTGGTTCGGCATCTGGAGTTGTGGAAAATGTCAACCTCCGCATTACCCAAATTCGTTCGGCGGATGGGCGATTAATCACGCTACCCAATAGCTCGATCGCTCAGGTTGACAACTTGACCCGCCTCTGGTCGCGGAGTGATTTTGTCGTGGAGGTTGCCTACAATACCGATGTCGATAAGGCGCTAGCGATCGTGATGCAAGAGGCAACGCAGTTAGCAAACGATCCAGAATGGAAGTCAACCATTCTAGATGTAGGCGAAGTTTTTGGCATAGAGAGAATTTCGCACTCCGGCATTGAAATCAAAATATGGATTAAGACGCTTCCCCTCAAGCAGTTTGTTGTGGCGCGAGAATTGCGCCGCCGCCTCAAAATCGCCTTCGATCGCCACGGCATTCACATCGGAATTCCCCAACAGATGCTGTCAGGTTCATTCCGCGATGCGATCGGCGATTTTATCCCGCATAACTCCGATCTCTCGCCAGATAACCCTCCAAAAACTTAA